The Saprospiraceae bacterium genome includes a window with the following:
- a CDS encoding RecQ family ATP-dependent DNA helicase has translation MVYTDQDINVSLKKYFGFETFKGHQREIVKSVLEGKNTFVIMPTGGGKSLCYQLPAMMMSGTAIIISPLIALMKNQVDSIRAYSNEDNIASFLNSSLNKTQMNDVKTEIISGKTKMLFIAPETLTKDENIEFFKNNDISFVAVDEAHCISEWGHDFRPEYRRIRHMISSISKDIPVIALTATATPKVQTDILKSLEIEKANTFISSFNRDNLFYEIRPKVNKDSAIKSIVQFIKTSIGKSGIIYVQSRKSTEEIAKILNVNGIKAAAYHAGLDAKTRTQVQDDFLMEEVEVIVATIAFGMGIDKPDVRFVIHYDIPKSIENYYQETGRGGRDGLKGNCLAFYSYKDILKLEKFLRDKPVAERELSAQLMEEVIAYAETSSCRRQFLLHYFGEEYNDDRCNNMCDNCKHPKQKEEVKDQMKLALQVIEQLNENYTVKILVEFVTGKLSKDMKDFKFDKLPLFGKGVDKDELFWHSIFRQAILNDLLFKEIEQYGILKLTDKGKAFIKNPHSIMIPLNRDFTVKDDSDIDTGGSQGAALDTVLVELLKDLRKSEGRKLKIQPWVIFSEPSLQDMATFYPITMDDMLKISGVSQGKATKFAKPFIELIKKYVEENEIDRPTDVVIKQVANKSKNKVTIIQSIDRKMPLEDIARHVEMTYDELLYELNGIVDSGTKLNISYYIKDRVDEEIIEEIFDYFRSADTDSIETAIRKLSEDDINEQEVLLTRLKFISEVAH, from the coding sequence ATGGTTTATACAGATCAGGATATTAATGTGTCACTGAAAAAATACTTCGGCTTTGAAACCTTCAAAGGTCATCAGAGAGAAATCGTAAAAAGTGTTCTCGAAGGCAAAAATACTTTTGTGATCATGCCGACCGGCGGAGGCAAAAGTCTGTGTTATCAGCTTCCGGCAATGATGATGTCCGGCACAGCTATCATAATATCTCCACTCATCGCATTGATGAAAAATCAGGTGGACTCCATCAGGGCATACAGTAATGAAGATAATATTGCCAGCTTTCTGAATTCATCCCTCAATAAGACACAAATGAATGATGTCAAGACGGAGATCATAAGCGGTAAAACCAAAATGCTTTTTATAGCTCCTGAGACACTTACGAAGGATGAAAATATCGAGTTTTTCAAAAATAATGACATTTCATTTGTTGCCGTAGATGAAGCGCACTGTATATCTGAATGGGGACATGACTTCAGACCGGAATACCGTCGTATCAGACATATGATTTCATCTATCAGCAAAGACATTCCGGTAATTGCTTTGACCGCAACAGCAACACCCAAAGTGCAGACTGATATTCTCAAGAGTCTTGAAATCGAAAAAGCAAATACCTTTATATCCTCATTCAACAGAGATAATCTGTTTTATGAAATAAGGCCAAAAGTCAATAAGGACAGTGCAATAAAAAGTATAGTACAGTTTATCAAAACTTCAATCGGCAAGTCCGGGATTATTTACGTTCAATCCAGAAAATCTACGGAAGAAATAGCAAAAATACTGAATGTCAATGGTATCAAAGCTGCGGCCTATCATGCAGGATTGGATGCAAAAACAAGGACACAGGTGCAGGATGACTTCCTGATGGAAGAAGTGGAAGTAATCGTGGCTACGATTGCATTCGGAATGGGTATTGATAAACCCGATGTCCGTTTTGTGATACATTATGATATTCCTAAAAGTATCGAAAATTATTATCAGGAAACCGGAAGAGGCGGACGTGACGGTCTGAAAGGCAATTGTCTTGCTTTTTATTCATATAAAGACATCCTGAAACTCGAAAAATTTCTGCGGGATAAGCCGGTAGCTGAAAGGGAACTCAGTGCACAGTTGATGGAAGAAGTCATAGCTTATGCGGAAACAAGCTCTTGCAGACGTCAGTTTTTGCTGCATTACTTTGGTGAAGAATACAACGACGACCGTTGTAATAATATGTGCGACAATTGTAAGCACCCGAAACAAAAAGAAGAAGTAAAAGATCAGATGAAGCTTGCTCTTCAGGTGATAGAGCAACTGAATGAAAATTATACTGTCAAAATCCTGGTAGAATTTGTCACCGGCAAATTATCCAAAGATATGAAAGATTTTAAATTTGATAAATTGCCGCTTTTCGGAAAAGGTGTTGATAAAGATGAATTGTTCTGGCATAGCATATTCCGTCAGGCAATACTGAATGACTTACTTTTCAAAGAAATAGAACAGTACGGTATATTAAAACTGACAGATAAAGGAAAAGCATTTATCAAAAATCCGCATTCCATCATGATTCCGCTCAACAGGGATTTTACGGTGAAAGACGATTCGGATATTGATACTGGTGGTTCTCAGGGTGCAGCATTGGATACCGTTTTGGTAGAGTTGCTCAAAGATCTCAGAAAATCAGAAGGAAGAAAACTGAAAATACAGCCATGGGTTATTTTTTCGGAACCATCTTTGCAGGATATGGCTACTTTTTATCCGATTACGATGGATGATATGCTGAAGATATCAGGTGTCAGTCAGGGGAAAGCAACTAAATTTGCAAAGCCATTCATCGAACTCATCAAAAAGTATGTAGAAGAAAACGAAATAGACCGCCCGACCGATGTTGTCATCAAGCAGGTAGCTAATAAATCAAAAAATAAAGTGACTATCATTCAGTCCATTGACCGAAAGATGCCACTGGAAGATATAGCCAGACATGTTGAGATGACTTATGATGAGCTTTTATATGAATTGAATGGTATCGTAGATTCAGGTACAAAGCTAAATATCAGTTATTATATCAAAGACAGAGTGGATGAAGAAATCATTGAAGAGATTTTTGATTATTTCAGATCTGCAGATACAGATTCCATCGAAACTGCCATCAGAAAACTAAGTGAAGATGATATCAATGAACAGGAAGTATTGCTCACCAGATTAAAGTTTATTTCTGAAGTAGCCCATTGA
- a CDS encoding sulfite exporter TauE/SafE family protein, whose amino-acid sequence MTVFQYILVIAGSFLAGGINTLAGNGSVITLSLLTNVLGLPGNIANGTNRVGIVFQTAGTGLGFMKSKVLDLERSRHIIIYSIIGAIAGVFVALKVSNEIFLEVFKYMMIVMFIAVLFKPERWLIESDKAFKLSKWVTIPAYLMIGFYGGFIQMGAGIFILIVLVLASRYSMMEANAVKTVVIFIYTFLAMLIFAFQGLIDWKIGLVMAVGQSAGGFLTAAYLSRLPRINLWAYRLLITIIVFSLLIQFDIIHL is encoded by the coding sequence ATCACCGTATTCCAATACATCTTAGTCATAGCCGGAAGTTTTCTGGCGGGTGGCATCAATACATTAGCGGGGAATGGATCAGTCATCACCCTTAGTTTATTAACAAATGTGCTGGGACTCCCCGGTAATATTGCAAATGGCACCAACAGGGTCGGCATCGTTTTTCAGACAGCCGGAACTGGTCTGGGTTTTATGAAAAGTAAGGTACTGGATCTGGAAAGAAGCAGACATATTATTATATATAGTATAATAGGTGCTATCGCAGGTGTGTTTGTTGCTTTGAAGGTTTCAAATGAAATTTTTCTGGAAGTTTTTAAATACATGATGATCGTCATGTTTATTGCGGTTTTGTTTAAACCGGAAAGATGGCTCATCGAATCAGATAAAGCCTTCAAACTCTCCAAATGGGTCACCATTCCTGCATATCTGATGATAGGGTTTTACGGAGGATTTATTCAGATGGGTGCCGGAATATTTATATTGATTGTTTTAGTGTTGGCTTCCAGATACAGCATGATGGAGGCAAATGCCGTCAAAACTGTCGTCATTTTTATTTATACATTCCTGGCGATGTTGATTTTTGCCTTTCAGGGTCTGATTGATTGGAAAATTGGTTTAGTCATGGCTGTCGGCCAATCAGCAGGTGGCTTTCTGACTGCGGCTTATCTATCTCGTTTACCCCGAATAAATCTCTGGGCTTACAGGTTATTGATTACAATTATTGTTTTTTCATTATTGATACAATTTGATATTATACATTTGTAG
- the mce gene encoding methylmalonyl-CoA epimerase, whose amino-acid sequence MQKIEHIGIAVNDLEKSEALFSSLLGSEPYKREEVSSESVITSFFLNGPNKIELLKSTKETSAIQKFIDKKGEGIHHIAFAVDDILCEMERLKEAGFMLLNEEPKRGADNKLVCFVHPKSANGVLIELCQEIVS is encoded by the coding sequence ATACAAAAGATTGAACATATAGGTATTGCAGTAAATGATCTTGAAAAAAGTGAAGCTTTATTTTCTTCTCTATTGGGTTCAGAACCTTACAAAAGGGAAGAAGTTAGCTCCGAATCAGTGATTACTTCATTTTTTCTCAATGGTCCCAATAAAATTGAACTTCTTAAGTCAACGAAAGAAACCAGTGCAATTCAAAAATTTATAGATAAGAAGGGAGAAGGCATTCATCATATCGCATTTGCCGTAGATGATATTCTCTGTGAAATGGAGCGGCTCAAAGAAGCCGGGTTTATGCTTCTAAATGAAGAACCCAAACGCGGTGCTGATAATAAATTAGTTTGTTTTGTTCATCCGAAATCTGCCAATGGTGTCCTGATTGAACTTTGTCAGGAGATAGTATCATAA
- a CDS encoding gliding motility-associated C-terminal domain-containing protein, with protein sequence MKFRIILVLLSGLFVQSIFAQDAFHRTYNTFNDKSLINVSGMQLKDGKYLSLDLLTHKEGSVDLVDSIVITAYKIKGDPLWSTKIALKEDANYLSIQQSNIVQAVNDSIYFTFVTEHPDKANTLVGSISKEGGMGKIKRYGLSEESKDTIGNAFIAAIDSSLYTISDRANFQQDGNILINKTDLKGNLLFSKLYRLDPATFKIGSFTTRMKSTVDKNLLITGLASIEDPRHFITLMDTLGTIKWSRRYLDSKNLKYIPNSFDVEMLSDSSIVSTGISIISNDTTSDLRNSFIMKTDKTGIVEWSKEVRFNTGDENIIKHVTVDKSDNIVIEGVNIDSTTKEVLIFAAKLSKSGEVVWKKKFPRVEGTERYLGGLFTAQDGGSVIFGSSVENEEKVITGMIKLDPNGSSTCEEDIAEDIFFDLSIVADTFQWVSKDTGYVEEVEFDFGAFKHDVQAISLETRNFCPNEPIVWTFKTPISGATFYEWSTGVQGPETDSLTVFDDEKYSVTVTVNERVCYMLCDTAKLNRFTLPSATLIETLGDFCTTGEVRIIAGYQPGHPQIKSIVWSTGESGVNFIDTDQLGNYSVTITDQCDEVATATYNLQFLPTKITQATITQDFSQFCNQNTGILTANGNATGAVAQYTYQWSIGGQTTQSISVVQAGTYTVTVTDFCGTSQVATVTLPESQFPRLTLNSLTSSFADFCVDRGARITVAFTGESSSVRWSTGTNNVNSIVVGSPGTYSVTVSERTCPNIQVTGQINVVFSPENDLISRIELTSFPDLGVNCAQGFVRVSVDYDGFAKSVVWSTGATNTDDINVTDYKEYSVTVTDFCDNSFEAKVQANAPDLTLTYANAFFPETIDTSTMDNNKTFGPIIKGEVCLEAVQDYEFLIFNRWGQLIFTSNRVEDEWNGRFNDETAPAEVYLWRARYTAYGIDKKLGGDVSLLRVLR encoded by the coding sequence ATGAAGTTCAGAATTATTTTAGTTTTATTGAGTGGATTGTTTGTTCAAAGCATTTTTGCACAGGACGCATTTCACCGAACATACAATACTTTCAATGATAAGTCACTTATCAATGTCAGTGGCATGCAACTGAAAGATGGAAAATACCTTTCTTTAGACCTGTTAACACATAAAGAAGGTAGTGTAGATCTGGTTGATTCTATTGTCATCACTGCTTACAAAATAAAGGGGGACCCTCTTTGGTCAACAAAAATTGCTCTGAAAGAAGATGCCAACTATCTGTCAATCCAACAAAGCAACATTGTCCAGGCAGTCAATGATTCTATTTATTTTACTTTTGTTACAGAACATCCTGACAAAGCGAATACACTGGTAGGTAGTATCAGTAAAGAAGGAGGAATGGGTAAAATCAAAAGATATGGCCTGTCAGAAGAATCTAAAGATACAATCGGGAATGCGTTTATTGCTGCCATCGATAGCTCCTTATATACAATATCAGACAGAGCAAATTTTCAACAGGATGGAAATATTCTCATAAATAAAACTGATCTGAAGGGGAATTTACTTTTTTCAAAATTATACAGACTTGATCCTGCCACTTTTAAAATTGGCTCATTCACAACACGAATGAAAAGTACTGTGGACAAAAATCTCCTGATAACCGGTCTTGCAAGTATTGAAGATCCCAGACACTTTATAACTTTAATGGATACTTTAGGCACTATAAAATGGAGTAGGAGATATTTGGATAGCAAAAATCTAAAATACATTCCGAATTCATTTGATGTGGAAATGCTGAGTGATTCATCCATTGTTTCTACAGGTATTTCGATAATCAGTAATGACACCACTTCGGATCTTAGAAATAGTTTTATCATGAAAACAGATAAAACCGGTATTGTTGAATGGTCTAAAGAAGTCAGATTTAATACGGGTGACGAAAATATTATCAAGCATGTGACAGTGGACAAAAGTGATAATATTGTCATTGAAGGTGTTAATATAGATAGTACAACCAAAGAAGTTTTGATTTTTGCTGCAAAATTGAGTAAAAGTGGCGAAGTCGTGTGGAAGAAAAAATTCCCTCGGGTAGAAGGAACAGAAAGATATCTGGGTGGTCTTTTTACAGCTCAGGATGGAGGTTCCGTTATTTTTGGAAGCTCCGTAGAAAATGAAGAAAAAGTGATCACAGGAATGATAAAACTTGATCCAAACGGAAGTTCCACTTGCGAAGAAGATATTGCAGAAGACATATTTTTTGATTTAAGTATAGTTGCGGATACATTTCAATGGGTGTCAAAAGATACCGGCTATGTAGAAGAAGTCGAATTTGATTTCGGTGCATTTAAACATGACGTACAGGCTATTTCATTGGAAACCAGAAATTTTTGTCCTAATGAACCGATCGTCTGGACTTTTAAAACACCGATTTCAGGAGCTACTTTTTATGAATGGAGTACTGGAGTTCAAGGCCCCGAAACAGATTCCCTGACAGTATTTGATGATGAAAAGTATAGTGTTACAGTCACCGTTAACGAACGGGTTTGTTACATGCTTTGTGATACTGCAAAACTGAATAGATTCACGCTTCCTTCCGCAACTTTGATTGAAACTTTGGGAGATTTTTGTACAACTGGTGAAGTAAGAATTATTGCTGGTTATCAGCCGGGTCATCCACAGATAAAATCAATAGTATGGAGCACGGGAGAATCAGGTGTAAATTTTATAGATACGGATCAATTGGGCAACTATAGTGTAACTATCACTGATCAATGTGATGAAGTAGCTACTGCTACCTATAACCTTCAATTCCTGCCAACCAAAATAACGCAAGCCACTATAACGCAGGATTTTTCTCAGTTTTGTAATCAAAATACAGGAATACTAACAGCCAACGGAAATGCTACCGGTGCAGTTGCCCAATACACTTATCAATGGAGTATTGGAGGACAGACTACTCAGAGTATTTCGGTTGTCCAGGCAGGGACTTACACCGTAACAGTTACTGATTTCTGTGGAACATCTCAAGTTGCCACTGTAACGCTTCCTGAGTCTCAATTCCCAAGACTAACACTTAATTCCTTAACAAGTTCCTTTGCAGATTTTTGTGTGGATAGAGGCGCCAGGATTACAGTAGCTTTTACAGGTGAATCGAGTTCTGTCAGATGGAGCACCGGAACAAATAATGTAAATTCAATAGTTGTCGGAAGTCCCGGTACATATTCAGTGACAGTTTCAGAAAGAACCTGTCCGAATATTCAGGTTACCGGACAGATAAATGTGGTATTTTCACCTGAAAATGATTTAATCAGTAGAATAGAATTAACTTCCTTTCCGGATCTTGGTGTCAATTGCGCACAGGGATTTGTTAGGGTATCGGTGGACTACGATGGTTTTGCAAAATCCGTGGTTTGGTCCACGGGTGCTACCAATACAGATGATATCAATGTGACGGATTATAAAGAATATAGTGTAACAGTTACTGATTTTTGTGATAATAGTTTTGAAGCAAAAGTGCAGGCCAATGCGCCTGATTTAACTTTAACATATGCCAATGCTTTTTTCCCGGAAACAATTGATACTTCCACGATGGATAATAATAAAACTTTCGGGCCGATTATCAAAGGGGAAGTTTGTCTGGAAGCTGTTCAGGATTATGAGTTTTTGATATTCAACCGCTGGGGTCAATTAATATTTACATCAAACAGAGTCGAAGATGAATGGAATGGCAGATTTAATGACGAGACTGCACCTGCTGAGGTTTATTTATGGAGAGCCCGATATACCGCTTACGGTATTGATAAAAAACTGGGTGGAGATGTTTCATTGTTGCGGGTGTTAAGGTGA
- a CDS encoding KpsF/GutQ family sugar-phosphate isomerase — MSFNCLLLSFIFSTFFQTDAKNTKLQLKNHIIIKEKIQQTLAIEGNTLIGLSKHVPEETIKAVEHIFYSRGRLIITGIGKSAIIAQKIVATLNSTGTASFFMHAADAIHGDLGMIREDDVVMCISKSGDTAEIKVLVPLIKSFGNTLIGMVCNESSFLGKSSDFRIVIPVDQEADPNNLAPTTSTTAQLAMGDAISMSLLTLRGFSPDHFAKYHPGGSLGKQLYMRVDDIYRQNEKPKVYLTDKLKTVIMEITSKRLGMTAVLDDNENLQGIITDGDLRRMLEIQTDISGIHASDIMNVKPKTISGDTLAIEALNIMRSHSITQLIVLDDRRYAGVLHLHDLLREGIV; from the coding sequence ATGAGCTTTAATTGTTTACTTTTGAGCTTCATTTTTTCCACCTTTTTTCAAACGGATGCCAAAAATACAAAACTGCAATTGAAAAATCACATAATTATCAAAGAAAAAATCCAACAAACTTTAGCCATCGAGGGAAATACGCTTATTGGACTGTCTAAACATGTACCTGAAGAGACGATAAAGGCAGTGGAGCACATTTTTTATTCCCGGGGCAGATTGATCATTACGGGCATTGGAAAAAGTGCCATTATAGCTCAAAAAATAGTTGCAACACTCAATTCCACAGGGACGGCTTCCTTCTTTATGCACGCTGCGGATGCTATACATGGAGATCTGGGCATGATCAGAGAAGACGATGTGGTGATGTGTATATCCAAAAGTGGCGATACTGCTGAGATAAAAGTTTTAGTACCACTCATCAAAAGTTTTGGGAATACCCTCATTGGAATGGTATGTAATGAATCATCTTTTCTGGGAAAATCATCAGACTTCCGAATTGTAATACCCGTCGATCAGGAAGCAGACCCGAATAATCTGGCGCCTACAACGAGTACGACTGCCCAGCTTGCTATGGGAGATGCTATTTCTATGTCTCTCCTTACACTAAGAGGGTTTTCTCCGGATCATTTTGCAAAATACCATCCGGGCGGCAGTCTGGGCAAACAGCTTTACATGCGTGTAGATGACATTTATCGCCAAAATGAAAAACCGAAGGTCTATCTGACAGATAAGCTCAAAACGGTCATCATGGAGATTACTTCCAAAAGACTTGGTATGACAGCAGTGCTCGACGATAACGAAAATCTGCAAGGGATTATCACTGATGGTGATCTCAGAAGAATGCTTGAAATTCAAACGGATATCTCCGGTATCCATGCTTCTGACATTATGAACGTAAAACCCAAAACCATTTCAGGCGATACATTGGCGATAGAAGCTCTCAATATAATGCGTTCCCACAGTATAACTCAACTGATCGTGCTGGATGACAGACGATATGCAGGGGTGCTGCATCTGCATGATTTATTAAGAGAGGGGATTGTGTAA
- a CDS encoding serine hydrolase: MTKYLLFPLILLVYSCSPKNPVSEILRKDSFLYKIATDTSHEVQILYTSVNLKDTTFRSYSFNVDQTRYFYPASTVKMPVAILALQRIRELNRDGVDLNMKDDMLTAANRPIQTIAVADSTTESGKPNIERYVQKIFAVSDNDAYNRLYELLGQDYINQSLKERGVFKHSVICHRLSVSGYTPEENRHTNHIRFFRDNKIVFDKPAADATENRQHNATNALKGIGYLNANDSLINEPFDFSKKNFYTIPEMEGTIRRIIFPDSFTPEERFDLSNEDYIFLKKCMSELPRSYPFYAKDTVTYYDSYVKFVMIGDRKDRVPEHVKIYNKVGNAYGYLIDCAYIEDSKHQIGFFLTSVVHTNQNKIYNDGIYEYESVGMPFLAKLGREIYNYELRNKK, encoded by the coding sequence ATGACAAAATATCTTCTTTTCCCGCTGATTTTACTTGTTTATAGCTGCAGTCCCAAAAACCCTGTTTCAGAAATTCTCAGGAAAGACAGCTTTCTTTATAAAATAGCAACTGATACATCGCATGAAGTGCAGATATTATATACTTCTGTCAATCTGAAAGACACTACCTTCAGGAGTTATTCCTTCAATGTAGATCAGACCAGATATTTTTATCCTGCGAGTACAGTTAAAATGCCCGTGGCCATACTCGCATTACAACGCATCAGGGAGTTGAACAGAGATGGGGTAGATCTGAATATGAAAGACGATATGCTGACAGCAGCAAACAGACCGATCCAAACTATTGCCGTGGCTGACAGTACCACTGAATCCGGTAAACCCAATATAGAAAGATATGTCCAGAAAATTTTTGCGGTAAGCGACAACGATGCTTATAATCGACTATATGAATTATTAGGTCAGGATTATATCAATCAATCACTAAAAGAGAGAGGAGTTTTTAAGCACTCAGTAATCTGTCACCGACTGAGCGTTTCCGGCTATACACCGGAAGAAAACAGACATACCAATCACATTCGCTTTTTCAGAGATAACAAAATTGTATTTGATAAACCTGCTGCTGATGCCACTGAAAACCGGCAACATAATGCAACAAACGCACTGAAAGGAATAGGCTATCTCAACGCTAATGACAGTCTGATTAACGAACCCTTTGATTTTTCCAAAAAGAACTTTTATACCATTCCCGAAATGGAAGGGACTATCAGAAGAATCATATTTCCTGACTCATTTACTCCGGAAGAGAGATTTGACTTATCAAATGAAGATTATATTTTTTTGAAAAAATGTATGTCAGAACTTCCTCGCAGCTATCCCTTTTATGCAAAAGATACTGTGACGTACTATGATAGTTATGTCAAATTTGTAATGATTGGAGACAGGAAGGACAGGGTGCCGGAGCATGTCAAAATCTACAATAAAGTGGGAAATGCTTATGGATACCTGATAGACTGTGCATACATCGAGGATTCAAAACATCAGATTGGTTTTTTTCTGACATCGGTTGTTCATACCAACCAAAATAAAATCTACAATGATGGTATATATGAATATGAATCAGTTGGTATGCCTTTCCTTGCAAAATTAGGCAGAGAGATTTATAATTACGAATTGAGAAATAAAAAATGA
- a CDS encoding 3-dehydroquinate dehydratase, which translates to MTQIIIINGPNLNLLGKRQPEIYGTTSFDEYFVDLEKLFPEFNLHYYQSNHEGDIIDKLHSVGFRYHGIILNAGGFTHTSIAIADSLLAITTPVIEVHLSDIYNREPYRKTNYIKESALHSIVGKGLDGYREAIQFLKAHLKQ; encoded by the coding sequence ATGACACAAATTATAATCATAAACGGACCCAATCTCAATCTTTTGGGAAAAAGACAGCCTGAAATTTATGGTACCACATCTTTTGATGAGTATTTTGTGGATCTCGAAAAATTGTTTCCGGAGTTTAATCTGCATTATTATCAGTCCAATCACGAAGGAGATATCATAGACAAATTGCATAGTGTGGGTTTCAGATATCATGGTATTATTCTGAATGCAGGGGGATTTACACATACTTCCATAGCGATTGCAGATTCATTGCTTGCGATTACAACACCGGTTATAGAAGTGCATTTGAGTGATATTTATAACAGAGAGCCATACCGTAAGACAAACTATATCAAGGAATCTGCATTACACAGTATAGTAGGTAAAGGACTAGATGGATATAGAGAAGCCATTCAGTTTCTGAAAGCCCATCTGAAACAGTAA
- a CDS encoding DUF4293 domain-containing protein, with translation MIQRIQSILLLFSGIAFLSLFKAPFAISDQPVPNLLSDMVYNIQDNPILLVLTILGGLISIGAIFLYNKRDLQLKLTYIGIVISILLPLVAFLLIYNERTLNSAGTAIHDQFGLYLPFISLVLSIVAARFIKKDENTVRSMDRLR, from the coding sequence ATGATACAAAGAATTCAAAGTATATTATTATTGTTCAGCGGGATAGCATTTCTAAGCTTATTTAAAGCACCATTTGCGATAAGCGATCAGCCTGTGCCAAATCTTCTGAGCGATATGGTCTATAATATTCAAGATAATCCAATCCTTTTAGTTTTAACTATTCTGGGTGGACTGATCAGTATCGGAGCTATTTTCCTATACAATAAAAGAGACCTGCAATTGAAGCTGACCTATATTGGCATTGTAATTTCAATTCTATTGCCATTGGTCGCCTTTCTATTGATCTATAATGAACGAACTCTTAATTCGGCAGGCACCGCAATTCATGATCAATTTGGCCTGTATTTACCATTTATCAGCCTGGTATTATCTATTGTAGCTGCCCGTTTTATCAAAAAAGACGAAAATACGGTACGGTCAATGGATCGATTAAGATAA
- a CDS encoding FAD-binding oxidoreductase, whose amino-acid sequence MNFSFWEKKYISGDTDVTILGSGIVGLSTAISLKEKFPSLKIKILERAPMPYGASTKNAGFACFGSVSELLDDIRTWGESNCAELVRLRWEGLQKLRSRVGDDIMEFSPEGGVEIYTEDLQSDEKHCLDNITYCNDFIKNAIGLDGTYSISNNLNFPYFYSKMITNKHEGSINPIKMINRLTALALECGVEILNGIHVTEINKEQNVLIADGNLKINYQTLCICTNGFTSQLLPELEVKPARNQVLITHPLQNLKWKGCYHFDRGYYYFRNYENRILLGGARNLDAEKEYTFSFGHTNIIQEALKSFLSKIHPGAENQIDQWWSGILGVGPSKMPVCRWVNDDIVAGVRLGGMGVAIGSRLGEALSSLIAERI is encoded by the coding sequence ATGAATTTTAGTTTTTGGGAAAAAAAATATATCTCAGGTGATACAGATGTCACCATTTTGGGAAGCGGAATCGTAGGTCTCAGCACAGCTATTTCGTTGAAAGAAAAATTTCCCAGTTTAAAGATTAAAATTTTGGAAAGGGCTCCTATGCCATATGGTGCCAGTACAAAAAATGCAGGTTTTGCGTGTTTTGGATCCGTGTCTGAATTATTGGACGATATCCGTACATGGGGTGAAAGTAATTGTGCAGAATTAGTCCGCTTGCGATGGGAAGGACTTCAAAAACTAAGGAGTCGGGTTGGTGATGACATAATGGAGTTTTCTCCTGAAGGCGGTGTAGAGATTTATACTGAAGACTTGCAATCGGATGAAAAACATTGTCTGGATAATATTACATATTGTAATGATTTTATAAAAAATGCGATTGGTCTGGACGGAACATACAGTATTTCCAACAATCTTAATTTTCCTTATTTTTATTCCAAAATGATTACTAATAAACACGAAGGCTCAATCAATCCGATAAAGATGATAAATAGATTGACTGCTTTAGCATTGGAATGCGGAGTTGAAATTCTGAATGGTATTCATGTCACAGAAATAAATAAGGAACAAAATGTTTTGATCGCCGATGGAAATCTTAAAATTAATTACCAAACACTTTGCATTTGCACCAATGGCTTTACATCACAACTGCTTCCGGAATTGGAAGTAAAACCTGCCAGAAATCAGGTACTTATCACACATCCGCTACAAAATTTGAAATGGAAAGGCTGCTATCATTTTGATAGGGGGTATTATTATTTCAGAAATTATGAAAACCGGATATTGCTGGGAGGTGCCCGAAATCTGGATGCTGAAAAAGAATATACATTCTCTTTTGGACATACAAATATCATTCAGGAAGCATTAAAATCTTTTTTATCCAAAATCCATCCGGGCGCTGAAAATCAGATTGATCAATGGTGGAGTGGAATTTTAGGGGTAGGTCCATCCAAAATGCCTGTTTGCCGATGGGTTAATGATGATATAGTGGCTGGCGTAAGATTGGGAGGAATGGGTGTGGCTATTGGTTCCAGGCTGGGTGAAGCACTGTCTTCATTAATTGCAGAAAGAATATAA